Below is a genomic region from Telmatobacter sp. DSM 110680.
TCGAAGAGCGGAGTCTTGGAGGGGTTCACAGTATGGAGTTCGAGAGACTGGTTAAGGATACGCATACCAGTTCCCTCGTTGACCATGGTCGACCACATCGCGCTGCTGCCGTCTTTCTGGGTAATGATCCCGCCCAGTTCGACCGTGGAGTGCATGGTGTAGTTGCCCACCTTCTTTTCAGCCGGTGGGGCTGGTGCCTTTTTCTCTACTGCAGGCTTTGCCTGCGGCGTATTGGTGGCCTGTGGCTGTTGCGCGAAACTATTGACCGAACTAATGGCCAGAATGGCCGCAATGGTAAGGGTGCACAACCGGGAGATACTGATCCCGGCCGAAGACCCAACCAGACTATGTGCGAATTTGGTCTGTTTTGTCATCGTTCGTCCCTTACTAGAAGTTGGTCTTGAAGAAATGTGGATGCGTGTTGGAGCCGTGAATATCGGTGTGGCAGATGGTGCACGACTGATATTGCGTGGCCTGGTTATGCGCCGGGCCTGTCGGAGCTGGTGCCGTGGTGAAATTCGGAGATGCTGAGTGGCACTGCAGACAGATAGTGTTGACTGACGCGCGATTTAGCAGGCGCGGATTCGGTCCACCGTGCGGGAAGTGACAGGCCGTGCAACCTTCGGTCTTGACGACATCATGCTCGTAGACGAAGGGACCGGCAGTCTCAGTGTGACACTTGGTGCAGACTGCATCCATCTGTGCCGATGCGCGAAGATTCTTCTTCTCGAATGTGCCATGCGGATCGTGGCAGTCTGTGCACTTCATCAGGCCTTCTTCCACCTTGTGATGGAAAGGCATATTGAATTGGGGCTTGGTATCGGTGTGGCACTGGAAGCAGAGTTTAGGTTGAGCAACCTTGAGAAGCTGTTCTTTGTCTTCGCCGCCATGAATGCTGTGGCAGCTTACGCAACTCACGTTGTTCTCGCCGTGCGCCGTGCGTTCGAAGTTCGCATGCTGACCCTGGTGGCAGCTCAGGCATCTTGCATCGACTTCCTTCGCCGTTGCCTTGGCGGGATTGAAGATCTTGGTGACGTCACCGCCGCCGTCAACGTGCGCTTTGCCTGCGCCGTGGCAACCCTCGCAAGTGACGCCGGTCTTGCCGTGCATCTCTGCGAGTTTGGTGTGCTGGTTCGAACTGAATCCTTTGCTGACTTCTTCGTGGCAGGTAGCGCAGATTTCCTGGCCGACGAAATCTCCCGGCGCAGGTGCAACCTGACTAGTTTTGGCGCTTGCGGGTTTCGCGTCCTTTGCGGGAGCAGCGACTGCGCAGGTCGTGAACGTAACTGCCGCGAACAGAAGCAGGAACGACGCGCGCCGTCGAGGTATTTTTACTGAAGGCTCGCTTCCCGACGTTCGTTTTTTCGGCCGATCTTTATGCATAAAAGGATTCCACCTTGGTGAGCACTTGTCGCAGGTTTCGCCATTGTCTACGACTGCCCATCTTCGAAGTTGAGCAGTTTTGAACAGCTAGGAGCGAATTGCGTTCTGTGTGGAGCATCACCTTATGGCCGCAATCGTACCGCGCCAGCGAGGGTCCATACGGTGACCTCCATCACATCGAGTCAACAGGCGGCCGCGGAATTGGAGAATGTGTAATTCGACCAGATACAGGTCTTGTATCGATATTCCGGAAGTCTAAGTTTTTCGCGAGTCAAGAATAATGGGATCAACTATTTACATGTTTTACTGTCGCAGTCGTAAGCTTGTGGGATTCGGATCCGTACGGCATAGTTTGGCGCAACTATTTTGGCGCACTTTGAGATCGAGATTTGGTACGCCATCACATTCCATCTTTCTCCATAAAGGCGAGAAATGGCCGCCACCTTTCCGATCAAGAAAAGACGGAAGGCGGTGGCCATGGCGTTGGCCGCGAAGGACTTGATTGCCCTTTGACAGGTGAGCCCCATCACATCCATCGAAGGTTGGACACATGCAGACTGGGTGAGAACTAAAAAGTAAGAGCAAAAAGATGGCTGAGTACGGAATTCTAGAGACCACGCAGCGGCGGCAGAAGAGCTTGACTCGTCAGTCGCCGGTTGGATGCGCGTCGTGCGCCAATCGTCGACCCGGGTGGTTCTGCTCGCTGGGCAGCGCGGTGCTGGCCGATCTGGAACTCGTTACGAGCACGATCAGCCTTCCATCGCAAGCAACATTGTTTAGCCAAGGCGAAGACGCTCGATGCCTGTACCTGATCTGTGGCGGTTACCTGAAATTAACGGCTGGCCGCGCCCAGGATCGTCAGATGATAGTGCGTGTGGCAGGCCCGGGATCGATGCTGGGACTGTATGCAGCACTTTCTCACGGGGTGTACGAGGTTTCGGCTGAATCGTTGACGCCAGCTCAGCTGCGACCTGTGGAGCGGGAGCGGTTTCTAGCATTTTTGCGCAATCATAAAGAGGCGCAGATGCGCGCGGTCCAATGTATATGCCAGGAGTATCGGTTTGCATTGCAGGACGCATGCCGGATCGCACTGGCAGAGACGGTCGCGGGAAGACTGGGACGCTTGCTTCTGGAACTTGCGCATCAGATTGGCGAGCATGTGGATGGAGGATTCCGTTTTCCGCTGCTGCTCACGCATGAAGAGATGGCCTCCATGGCGTGCACCACTCGTGAAACCGTGACACGCACTCTGGGTCAGTTTCGCAAGGATGGCTCGATCTCCATTGAAGACTCCGTGATTACGCTGCACCAGCCGGAACGGCTGCAGAACCTGAATTAGCTTATTCTGTTAATTACGGCTCGACATCGACATCTCCGCTTCCATCGGTGCTCCTGGCGAAGTCCAAGGGATATCATGGTGACTGGGAGTATTGGCACGCGTATGACTCGTTTTACCGCTTGTTTTGCTGTAGTTTTTCTCTCCTGCACTGCGTTCGGACAGACTCCTGGATCTTCCCCGATGACCGCCTCGGCGCCGGTTACATCAACCTCCTCTCCTGAAGTTCAGCAATTCCAGAAGATTGAAGATTCGTGGGACGACGCCGTCAATAAGCGCGATCAGTACGGCTTGGAACTGGTGCTTTCGC
It encodes:
- a CDS encoding DmsE family decaheme c-type cytochrome, translating into MHKDRPKKRTSGSEPSVKIPRRRASFLLLFAAVTFTTCAVAAPAKDAKPASAKTSQVAPAPGDFVGQEICATCHEEVSKGFSSNQHTKLAEMHGKTGVTCEGCHGAGKAHVDGGGDVTKIFNPAKATAKEVDARCLSCHQGQHANFERTAHGENNVSCVSCHSIHGGEDKEQLLKVAQPKLCFQCHTDTKPQFNMPFHHKVEEGLMKCTDCHDPHGTFEKKNLRASAQMDAVCTKCHTETAGPFVYEHDVVKTEGCTACHFPHGGPNPRLLNRASVNTICLQCHSASPNFTTAPAPTGPAHNQATQYQSCTICHTDIHGSNTHPHFFKTNF
- a CDS encoding Crp/Fnr family transcriptional regulator; amino-acid sequence: MAEYGILETTQRRQKSLTRQSPVGCASCANRRPGWFCSLGSAVLADLELVTSTISLPSQATLFSQGEDARCLYLICGGYLKLTAGRAQDRQMIVRVAGPGSMLGLYAALSHGVYEVSAESLTPAQLRPVERERFLAFLRNHKEAQMRAVQCICQEYRFALQDACRIALAETVAGRLGRLLLELAHQIGEHVDGGFRFPLLLTHEEMASMACTTRETVTRTLGQFRKDGSISIEDSVITLHQPERLQNLN